A single region of the Anaerolineales bacterium genome encodes:
- a CDS encoding extracellular solute-binding protein: MKTRLFVMLLVVFALIAVPLQNTPVQAQEVTLTLGSWRIDDTAQIREILDVFNKANPGIVVKFDPTNPPDYNATLRTQLEGGTGPDLFYLRSFATSQQLFKEGHIASLKDLEVLKTAFDPASLVPWSSAEGEPYGVPIMAVSHGVYYNQDLFAELNIAVPTSWADLMTAAQTIKDAGKIPFANATGESWTIAEIVLMNIAPTFIGGREGRMEYLEGKRCFNDADAVSVFAAVGSLAPFLPAGQQALKYSDSLQLFLQGEAAMWFGGSWDIPAFEAEAPDFSWSVFAVPAPEGKESAVTFHLDAAIGMNANSKNKEAATKFLEWLGTEEFATMLGDKLPGFFPLLKDAKITLSNEHADAFLKLNEGRKTDIRWAWEKLLDTPSDMKDAVDGYTLMQDNAIAVINGKETPEEAANALQAGLAVWYKPAMTCGK; encoded by the coding sequence ATGAAGACTCGTCTGTTCGTGATGCTTTTAGTCGTGTTCGCGCTAATTGCAGTCCCCCTCCAAAATACTCCCGTCCAAGCTCAAGAAGTTACCTTAACCCTCGGCTCATGGCGTATAGACGATACAGCCCAGATCAGAGAAATTCTTGATGTTTTCAATAAAGCCAATCCGGGTATTGTTGTTAAGTTTGACCCCACCAATCCGCCAGACTATAACGCCACACTCCGCACACAACTGGAAGGCGGCACTGGTCCAGACCTGTTCTACCTCCGTTCGTTTGCCACCTCGCAGCAGTTGTTCAAAGAGGGTCACATTGCCTCGTTGAAAGACCTTGAGGTATTGAAAACCGCCTTTGATCCAGCCAGCCTTGTACCATGGTCAAGCGCCGAGGGCGAGCCATATGGCGTGCCGATCATGGCTGTTTCGCATGGTGTTTACTACAACCAAGATTTGTTCGCCGAACTCAATATCGCCGTTCCCACCTCATGGGCAGACCTCATGACTGCCGCCCAGACGATCAAAGATGCGGGTAAGATTCCCTTTGCCAACGCAACGGGTGAGTCATGGACAATTGCTGAAATCGTGCTGATGAACATCGCTCCCACCTTCATCGGTGGGCGCGAAGGGCGCATGGAATACCTCGAAGGCAAGCGCTGCTTCAACGATGCCGATGCGGTGAGCGTTTTCGCCGCAGTGGGCAGTTTAGCGCCGTTCTTGCCAGCCGGTCAGCAGGCGCTCAAGTATTCGGACAGCCTCCAATTGTTCCTTCAGGGCGAGGCGGCAATGTGGTTTGGTGGATCATGGGACATTCCCGCGTTTGAGGCGGAAGCCCCCGACTTCTCGTGGAGTGTCTTTGCTGTTCCCGCCCCAGAGGGGAAGGAAAGCGCTGTGACCTTCCATCTTGACGCGGCAATTGGCATGAATGCCAATTCCAAGAACAAAGAAGCCGCCACGAAGTTCCTTGAGTGGTTGGGGACCGAAGAATTTGCCACCATGCTTGGGGATAAGCTGCCCGGTTTCTTCCCACTGCTGAAGGATGCCAAGATCACTCTCTCCAACGAACATGCCGATGCGTTCCTCAAGCTGAACGAAGGGCGTAAGACGGACATTCGTTGGGCATGGGAAAAACTGCTTGACACGCCTTCGGATATGAAGGATGCTGTCGATGGCTATACCCTGATGCAGGATAACGCCATTGCTGTGATTAACGGCAAGGAAACGCCTGAAGAAGCGGCAAATGCCCTTCAAGCGGGTCTTGCTGTGTGGTACAAGCCGGCGATGACCTGCGGCAAGTAA